One genomic segment of Peromyscus leucopus breed LL Stock chromosome 23, UCI_PerLeu_2.1, whole genome shotgun sequence includes these proteins:
- the LOC114685042 gene encoding basigin-like, whose protein sequence is MAAALLLALGFALLGGQGACAAAGTILTSINDDGSKTHLTCSLNSSGVDIVGHRWMRGGKVLQEDTLSDLQMQYTVDTDDSSGEYSCIFLPEPAGRGDILVEGPPRIKVGKKSEHASEGENVKLVCKSDSSHPPITQWNWFKTSDSGDQEITNGSESKYVVISTAERSELTISNLDMNSDPGTYLCNATNPQGTAQERITLRVRSRLAALWPFLGIVAEVLVLITIIFTYEKRRKPDQILDEDDPGAAPLKGGEHHTKDKDKI, encoded by the coding sequence ATGGCGGCGGCGCTGCTGTTGGCTTTGGGCTTCGCGCTCCTGGGCGGCCAAGGCGCCTGCGCTGCGGCGGGCACCATCTTAACCTCCATCAACGACGACGGTTCCAAGACACACCTAACATGCTCTCTGAACAGCAGTGGCGTCGACATTGTTGGCCACCGCTGGATGAGAGGTGGCAAGGTACTTCAGGAGGACACGCTCTCTGACCTGCAGATGCAGTACACGGTGGACACAGACGACAGCTCTGGGGAATATTCCTGCATCTTCCTTCCCGAGCCCGCCGGCAGGGGTGACATCCTTGTGGAAGGACCACCCCGGATCAAGGTCGGAAAGAAGTCGGAGCATGCCAGTGAGGGAGAGAATGTGAAACTGGTCTGCAAGTCTGATTCATCCCACCCTCCTATCACTCAGTGGAACTGGTTTAAGACCTCTGACTCTGGAGACCAGGAGATCACCAATGGCTCTGAGAGCAAGTACGTCGTGATATCCACAGCGGAGAGATCTGAGCTGACCATCAGCAACCTGGACATGAATAGCGACCCTGGCACCTACCTGTGTAACGCCACCAACCCCCAGGGCACTGCCCAGGAGAGGATCACACTGCGTGTGCGAAGCCGCCTGGCTGCCCTCTGGCCCTTCCTGGGCATCGTAGCTGAGGTCCTGGTGTTGATCACTATCATCTTCACTTATGAGAAGCGAAGGAAGCCCGACCAGATCCTGGACGAGGATGACCCTGGTGCCGCCCCACTGAAGGGGGGCGAGCATCACACCAAGGACAAGGACAAAATTTGA